In one window of Halococcus saccharolyticus DSM 5350 DNA:
- a CDS encoding ribbon-helix-helix protein, CopG family: MSSDKRRVQFRASEKLVERADALATVLGTDRTDVLTDALREYLRDAAHDDRLTQEIAGAYYDDEITFEQLKALVGPEEAANFRVLKRQLDDSLTEELADL, from the coding sequence ATGAGCAGCGACAAACGCCGCGTCCAGTTCCGCGCCTCCGAGAAGCTCGTCGAGCGCGCGGACGCGCTGGCGACGGTCCTCGGGACCGACCGCACCGACGTGCTGACCGACGCGCTCCGCGAGTACCTCCGGGACGCCGCCCACGACGACCGGCTGACCCAGGAAATTGCGGGTGCGTACTACGACGACGAGATCACATTCGAGCAGTTGAAGGCGCTCGTTGGCCCCGAAGAGGCGGCGAACTTCCGGGTGCTAAAGCGCCAGCTCGACGACTCTCTCACAGAGGAGCTGGCCGACCTGTAG
- a CDS encoding CHY zinc finger protein — protein sequence MTDRADAGDSTATDDHALDVPLRGVEVDAETRCRHYRTDRDVVAIALPCCETFYPCIECHEALADHEASRWPPARFDEPAVLCGRCGAQLSIAAYLDCDHRCPQCDGGFNPGCRHHWDRYFAVE from the coding sequence ATGACCGATCGTGCCGACGCGGGCGATTCCACCGCGACCGACGACCACGCACTCGACGTGCCGCTCCGCGGCGTCGAGGTTGACGCCGAAACGCGCTGTCGGCACTACCGGACCGATCGCGACGTGGTCGCCATCGCGCTCCCGTGCTGTGAAACGTTCTACCCCTGCATCGAGTGCCACGAGGCGCTCGCCGATCACGAGGCCAGCCGATGGCCGCCGGCGCGCTTCGACGAACCGGCCGTGCTCTGCGGACGGTGTGGCGCGCAGCTCTCGATAGCGGCGTATCTCGACTGCGACCATCGCTGCCCGCAGTGTGACGGCGGGTTCAATCCCGGCTGTCGGCATCACTGGGATCGCTACTTCGCCGTCGAGTAG
- the trmY gene encoding tRNA (pseudouridine(54)-N(1))-methyltransferase TrmY: MRQFVVSGHDAPTTADFSLDDLAGGAGRLDVLCRCVNSAFFLSHDLRENVRVWLVLADEFAVRFEGGELRRLNPDERSTAALIRNALDSREEAIGHMEVESSPGVFLSRRGFEPVLEKVAEESTVVALHEDGDPVGEIDPPEEPAFVLSDHRDFADDETGLLEGVADTRVRLGPERLHADHAITIAHNWLDTAGYTQY; the protein is encoded by the coding sequence ATGCGCCAGTTCGTCGTCTCGGGTCACGACGCCCCCACGACCGCCGACTTCTCGCTCGACGATCTCGCCGGTGGTGCGGGGCGGCTCGACGTGCTCTGTCGGTGTGTGAACTCGGCGTTCTTCCTCTCGCACGACCTCCGCGAGAACGTTCGGGTGTGGCTCGTGCTCGCCGACGAGTTCGCGGTGCGCTTCGAGGGGGGCGAGCTCCGTCGGCTGAATCCCGACGAGCGCTCGACGGCCGCGCTGATCCGGAACGCGCTCGATTCGCGCGAGGAGGCCATCGGCCACATGGAAGTCGAGAGTTCGCCGGGCGTCTTCCTCTCACGGCGGGGGTTCGAACCGGTGTTGGAGAAGGTCGCTGAGGAGAGCACCGTCGTCGCGCTCCACGAAGACGGTGACCCCGTCGGAGAGATCGACCCACCGGAGGAACCGGCGTTCGTGCTGTCGGATCACCGCGATTTCGCCGACGACGAGACCGGCCTTCTGGAAGGAGTCGCGGACACGCGGGTGCGCCTCGGTCCCGAACGACTCCACGCCGACCACGCTATCACGATCGCACACAACTGGCTCGACACCGCAGGGTACACGCAGTACTGA
- the aglM gene encoding UDP-glucose 6-dehydrogenase AglM: MDISVVGSGYVGTSVAACLADLGHRVVAIDIDEDIVAALDAGETPIHEPGLDERVAAHAGDRLHATTDHAALRETDVTFVALQTPTREDGSIDLSVVEAGMQDIGEELAATEGYHLVVVKSTVIPGMVEERLVPILEETSGKRAGEEFGVAVNPEFQSQGSAVTDFLEPDKLVFGTEDGDDRALERLHGVYEPLVAANDEDVPIVETGRREAAMVKYANNVFLAGKISLINELGNVCKEFGVDSYEVADAIGLDDRIGERFLRSGVGWGGSCFPKDTDALRAAARSVGYDPTLLNAIVDVNDRQPERMLELLERHVDPAGKRIAVLGLAFKPGTDDIRGSRATPIIAGLLERGADVAAYDPVAAGAMAEKYPDIEYADSAADALRDAEGALVVTDWDEFAALDDAFGEMSSQIVVDGRRIVEPREGLTYEGLTW, encoded by the coding sequence ATGGACATCTCAGTCGTCGGCAGCGGTTACGTCGGCACGAGCGTCGCAGCCTGTCTCGCCGATCTCGGGCACCGCGTGGTCGCGATCGACATCGACGAAGACATCGTGGCAGCGCTCGACGCAGGCGAGACACCGATCCACGAGCCGGGGCTCGACGAGCGCGTTGCGGCCCACGCCGGTGACCGGCTCCACGCGACCACCGATCACGCCGCCCTCCGCGAGACCGACGTCACGTTCGTTGCGCTCCAGACCCCGACCCGCGAGGACGGCAGCATCGATCTCTCGGTGGTTGAGGCGGGCATGCAAGACATCGGCGAGGAGCTTGCCGCGACCGAGGGCTACCACCTCGTCGTGGTCAAAAGCACCGTGATTCCGGGGATGGTCGAGGAACGGCTCGTGCCGATTCTCGAAGAGACCTCGGGCAAGCGTGCGGGCGAGGAGTTCGGCGTCGCGGTCAATCCCGAATTCCAGAGCCAGGGCTCGGCAGTCACGGACTTCCTCGAACCCGACAAGCTCGTTTTCGGTACCGAGGACGGCGATGATCGCGCGCTCGAACGACTGCACGGGGTATACGAGCCGCTGGTCGCTGCGAACGATGAGGATGTGCCGATCGTCGAGACCGGTCGGCGCGAGGCCGCGATGGTAAAGTACGCGAACAACGTCTTCCTCGCGGGGAAGATCAGCCTCATCAACGAGCTCGGCAACGTCTGCAAGGAGTTCGGCGTCGACTCGTACGAGGTCGCCGACGCGATCGGGCTCGACGACCGGATCGGCGAGCGGTTCCTCCGCTCCGGTGTGGGGTGGGGCGGCTCGTGCTTCCCGAAGGACACCGACGCGCTGCGGGCCGCCGCGCGCTCGGTGGGCTACGACCCGACGCTGCTCAACGCGATCGTCGACGTCAACGATCGCCAGCCAGAGCGGATGCTCGAACTGCTCGAGCGCCACGTCGATCCCGCGGGCAAGCGGATCGCGGTGCTCGGATTGGCGTTCAAGCCCGGCACCGACGACATCCGCGGGTCGCGCGCGACGCCGATCATCGCGGGGCTGCTGGAGCGCGGCGCTGACGTGGCGGCCTACGATCCGGTCGCTGCGGGCGCGATGGCCGAGAAGTACCCCGACATCGAGTACGCCGATTCGGCGGCCGACGCGCTCCGAGATGCAGAGGGAGCGCTCGTGGTCACCGATTGGGACGAGTTTGCGGCGCTCGACGACGCGTTCGGAGAGATGAGTAGTCAGATAGTGGTCGACGGTCGGCGGATCGTCGAGCCGCGTGAGGGGCTCACCTACGAAGGCCTGACGTGGTGA
- the aglF gene encoding UTP--glucose-1-phosphate uridylyltransferase AglF, whose translation MKAVVLAAGEGTRLRPLTEDKPKGMVEIDGKPILTHCFEQLVELGASELLVVVGYQKEVIISHYGDEFEGVPITYAHQREQAGLAHALLTVEEHIDDDFMLILGDNIFDANLADVINRQREDRADAAFLVEEVPMEEANRYGVCDTNDYGEVTDVVEKPENPPTNLVLTGFYTFTPAIFHACHLVQPSARGEYEISEAVDLLLRSGRTIDAIRMDGWRIDVGYPEDRDEAERRLQEQRGEASADADAESDSEAETADATGNE comes from the coding sequence ATGAAAGCTGTCGTGCTGGCTGCCGGCGAGGGAACCCGTCTCCGGCCGCTCACCGAGGACAAGCCGAAGGGAATGGTCGAGATCGACGGAAAACCTATCCTGACGCACTGTTTCGAACAGCTCGTCGAGCTGGGCGCGAGCGAACTCCTCGTGGTGGTGGGCTACCAGAAGGAGGTCATCATCAGCCACTACGGCGACGAGTTCGAGGGCGTCCCGATCACGTACGCCCACCAGCGCGAGCAGGCGGGGCTCGCCCACGCCCTCCTCACCGTCGAGGAGCATATCGACGACGACTTCATGCTCATCCTCGGCGACAACATCTTCGATGCGAACCTCGCGGACGTCATCAACCGTCAGCGCGAGGACCGCGCCGACGCGGCCTTCCTCGTCGAGGAGGTCCCGATGGAGGAGGCCAACAGGTATGGTGTCTGTGACACCAACGACTACGGCGAGGTCACCGACGTCGTCGAAAAGCCCGAGAACCCGCCGACGAACCTCGTCCTCACCGGTTTTTACACGTTCACGCCAGCGATCTTCCACGCCTGCCATCTCGTCCAGCCCTCCGCGCGCGGCGAGTACGAAATCTCCGAGGCGGTCGACCTCCTGCTCCGCTCCGGACGGACTATCGACGCGATCCGGATGGACGGCTGGCGGATCGACGTGGGCTATCCCGAAGACAGGGACGAAGCCGAACGACGCCTCCAGGAACAACGTGGCGAGGCCAGTGCGGATGCGGACGCTGAGTCCGATTCAGAAGCCGAGACGGCGGACGCGACTGGGAACGAGTAA
- a CDS encoding NAD-dependent epimerase/dehydratase family protein, which translates to MSGTDTEVGSESEETMTVAITGAAGYIGSCVVKQLQAAYPAWEIRAFDNFYLGDIRQIGDVAVEHVDVRDRDRLEDALAGADIVMHLAALSGVDDCADHSDLAYEVNVQGTENVAWFCRKHRAGLIFPFSMGVIGDPQEFPITVDHPRDPLNWYGRTKLLNERAIESFSEGAFPAHQFMIANLYGDHTIDGDRVSKGTVTNFFLDRALAGETLTVYEPGTQSRNYVHVEDVARAYVDSAEAMVEALDRGDTGTTKYELASDEDPSVQELAQLIADVAADERDIDTDVEIISNPRSGETLVDSFPVDTSRTAADLGWSAEHTVEETIRERLRSA; encoded by the coding sequence ATGAGCGGGACCGACACCGAGGTCGGCAGCGAGAGCGAGGAAACCATGACCGTCGCGATCACCGGCGCGGCGGGGTACATCGGAAGCTGTGTCGTCAAACAGCTCCAAGCCGCCTACCCGGCGTGGGAGATCAGGGCGTTCGACAACTTCTATCTCGGCGACATCCGCCAGATCGGGGACGTCGCGGTCGAACACGTCGACGTCCGCGACCGCGATCGACTCGAAGACGCGCTCGCCGGCGCGGACATCGTGATGCATCTCGCCGCCCTCAGCGGCGTCGACGACTGTGCGGACCACTCGGACCTCGCCTACGAGGTCAACGTTCAGGGCACCGAGAACGTGGCGTGGTTTTGCCGGAAGCACAGGGCGGGGCTGATCTTCCCGTTCAGCATGGGCGTCATCGGCGATCCACAAGAGTTCCCGATCACGGTCGACCATCCCCGGGATCCGCTCAACTGGTACGGCCGGACCAAGCTCCTGAACGAGCGGGCGATCGAATCCTTTTCCGAGGGAGCGTTCCCGGCCCACCAGTTCATGATCGCGAACCTCTACGGCGATCACACGATCGACGGCGATCGGGTCTCGAAAGGGACGGTGACGAACTTCTTCCTCGATCGTGCGCTCGCGGGCGAGACGCTTACCGTGTACGAGCCGGGCACCCAATCGCGCAACTACGTCCACGTCGAGGACGTCGCACGGGCCTACGTCGACAGCGCAGAGGCGATGGTCGAGGCACTCGATCGCGGCGACACCGGCACCACGAAGTACGAACTCGCAAGCGACGAGGACCCGAGCGTACAGGAACTCGCCCAGTTGATCGCCGACGTGGCGGCCGACGAGCGCGACATCGACACCGACGTCGAAATCATCTCGAACCCACGGTCGGGCGAGACGCTCGTCGACTCGTTCCCAGTCGACACGTCACGCACGGCTGCTGACCTGGGGTGGTCGGCCGAACACACCGTCGAGGAGACGATCCGCGAGCGGCTCCGTAGCGCGTAG
- a CDS encoding NAD-dependent epimerase/dehydratase family protein — MDLLVTGGCGYIGSALVPLLCEDDRVDRVVVLDDLSTGSPRNLLGCVEAIDFRQGDVREYGDVESSVRGVDGIVHLAAITGADSTHDRREETYATNLEGTRNVLTAAGKIGVGRVVVASSCNIYGRATSTDIDETVDPDPINPYAETKHESEQLLREYTAEYDMDGTAIRLSTVYGDAPGIRFNLVVNQFVFRALTGRPLTVYGDGSNWRPFIHVRDAARAYRDAVLRPGEWSKPVYNVGTNDGNYRIADVATLISEEIDTVDVTYLEDEHPGPSYHVNFDRLDETGFEPEYTLREGVRELAGRFTG; from the coding sequence ATGGATCTCCTCGTCACCGGCGGCTGTGGCTACATCGGGAGCGCGCTGGTGCCGCTGCTGTGCGAAGACGATCGTGTCGACCGAGTCGTCGTGCTCGACGACCTATCGACGGGGTCGCCGCGGAACCTGTTGGGCTGTGTCGAGGCCATCGACTTCCGACAGGGCGATGTCCGGGAGTACGGCGACGTCGAGAGCTCGGTCCGAGGCGTCGACGGGATCGTCCATCTCGCGGCGATCACCGGCGCGGACAGCACCCACGACCGCCGGGAGGAGACCTACGCGACCAACTTGGAGGGAACCCGGAACGTGCTCACCGCCGCCGGGAAGATCGGCGTCGGGCGGGTCGTCGTGGCCTCCTCGTGTAACATCTACGGCCGAGCGACCAGCACGGATATCGACGAGACGGTCGACCCCGATCCGATAAACCCCTACGCCGAAACCAAACACGAGTCCGAGCAACTGCTCCGCGAGTACACGGCCGAGTACGACATGGACGGGACCGCGATCCGGCTGAGCACGGTGTACGGCGACGCGCCAGGCATCCGGTTCAACCTCGTGGTGAACCAGTTCGTCTTCCGGGCGCTCACCGGCCGCCCACTCACCGTGTACGGGGATGGCTCGAACTGGCGGCCGTTCATCCACGTTCGTGACGCCGCGCGGGCCTACCGCGACGCCGTGCTCCGCCCGGGCGAGTGGTCGAAACCCGTCTACAACGTGGGCACGAACGACGGGAACTATCGGATAGCGGATGTCGCTACACTCATCAGCGAGGAAATCGACACGGTGGACGTGACATACCTCGAAGACGAACACCCCGGCCCCTCCTACCACGTGAACTTCGACCGGCTCGACGAGACCGGTTTCGAACCCGAATACACGCTCCGCGAGGGCGTTCGCGAACTCGCAGGGAGGTTCACGGGATGA
- a CDS encoding NAD-dependent epimerase/dehydratase family protein: protein MSIIVTGADGYVGWPTALRIAKRTGERVLGVDNGARREWVASVGAKSATPVVSIEERVAAAEEQGLTNLSFVEGDLTDRAFVDQLFAVHEPDTVVHTAAQPSAPYSQINGEHANETQHNNMQATRNLLWGLHEAGLDDTHFVETTTTGVYGAPEFPIPEGGATMENDGDRDEVPFPAMAGSWYHLTKSHDAANLRLANTQFDLPISDVRTAIVYGSGTDETRADDRLATRLDFDYYFGVVAHRFAAQAVAGYPLTVYGKGEQRKPFVSLEDAVEGLARLALCDPDDRPAPHTVYNQVTRAISIVEIAETIADVGAEYDLDVAVEHVENPREEDETHKMEIENDRYDDLIDGQSVDFETGMDEVLRAMTDQAEIITSHEDRFLPDVLEDRED, encoded by the coding sequence ATGTCGATCATCGTCACTGGAGCGGACGGCTACGTCGGCTGGCCAACGGCCCTCAGGATCGCGAAGCGGACCGGCGAGCGCGTACTCGGCGTGGACAACGGTGCGCGCCGCGAGTGGGTAGCGTCGGTCGGCGCGAAAAGCGCTACACCAGTCGTCTCGATCGAGGAGCGCGTCGCGGCCGCCGAAGAGCAGGGGCTCACGAACCTTTCGTTCGTCGAGGGCGACCTCACGGATCGAGCGTTCGTCGATCAATTGTTCGCAGTCCACGAGCCGGACACGGTGGTACACACCGCTGCCCAGCCCTCCGCGCCGTACTCACAGATCAACGGCGAACACGCGAACGAGACCCAGCACAACAACATGCAGGCCACTCGAAACCTCCTGTGGGGACTCCACGAGGCAGGACTCGACGACACCCACTTCGTCGAGACCACCACCACGGGCGTCTACGGTGCGCCCGAGTTCCCGATCCCGGAGGGTGGTGCGACGATGGAGAACGACGGCGACCGCGACGAGGTCCCGTTCCCCGCGATGGCGGGCTCGTGGTACCACCTCACCAAGAGCCACGACGCGGCGAACCTCCGGCTCGCGAACACCCAGTTCGATCTCCCGATTAGTGATGTGCGGACCGCGATCGTCTACGGGTCGGGTACCGACGAGACCCGTGCGGACGACCGACTCGCAACTCGCCTCGACTTCGATTACTACTTCGGGGTGGTCGCTCATCGTTTCGCGGCCCAAGCGGTCGCGGGCTACCCGCTGACGGTGTACGGCAAGGGTGAGCAGCGAAAGCCGTTCGTGAGCCTGGAGGACGCGGTCGAGGGGCTCGCACGCCTCGCGCTGTGTGATCCCGACGACCGGCCCGCGCCCCACACCGTTTACAACCAGGTCACGCGCGCGATCAGCATCGTCGAGATCGCCGAAACCATCGCCGACGTGGGTGCGGAGTACGATCTCGATGTTGCGGTCGAGCACGTCGAGAACCCCCGTGAGGAGGACGAAACCCACAAGATGGAGATCGAGAACGACCGCTACGACGACCTGATCGACGGTCAGTCGGTAGACTTCGAGACCGGGATGGACGAGGTGCTCAGGGCGATGACCGACCAGGCAGAGATCATCACGTCCCACGAGGACCGGTTCCTGCCGGACGTGCTCGAAGACCGGGAGGACTGA
- a CDS encoding DUF4870 domain-containing protein, whose protein sequence is MASSTQDIDIENEPTAAVESDSGLDSNTAGALSYLFGMVSGLIFYLIEKDDPFVRWHAAQSIAFTGVLLVAYIALTFLGTAVSVATFSGSTGGFLVGSLFSLILGLVWLVAAVGGFVAWAYLMIKAYQGESPRLPIAAGIADRLT, encoded by the coding sequence ATGGCAAGCAGCACACAAGACATCGACATAGAGAACGAACCCACAGCGGCCGTAGAGAGCGACTCGGGACTCGACAGCAACACTGCAGGCGCGCTGTCGTACCTGTTTGGGATGGTCTCGGGGCTGATCTTCTATCTGATCGAGAAAGATGACCCGTTCGTGCGGTGGCACGCCGCCCAGAGCATCGCGTTCACTGGCGTGCTCCTCGTGGCGTACATCGCGCTGACGTTCCTCGGCACGGCAGTGTCGGTAGCGACGTTCAGCGGGTCCACCGGCGGGTTTCTCGTCGGGAGCCTGTTCTCGCTGATCCTCGGACTGGTCTGGCTCGTGGCCGCGGTCGGCGGGTTCGTCGCGTGGGCCTACCTCATGATCAAAGCCTACCAGGGCGAATCCCCTCGGCTGCCCATCGCTGCAGGGATCGCCGACCGGCTGACGTGA
- a CDS encoding metal-dependent transcriptional regulator gives MPSAKAEDYIKAVYQLQDGDEPVATSDVADALGVTAPTVTATMKRLQEQGLVEREEYKGVRLTAEGELVALETIRHHRLLELFLTEHLGYDWTEVHDEADQLEHHISERLETELAAVLENPSADPHGAPIPTEDLEPTDADDDPLSEYDEGETVIVTQVADSDAEVLDYLADAGITPGTRLDITEIAPFGMLTVASDDADDTVSLPKEIATAIRVRDTDSEAPDNGMTLTS, from the coding sequence ATGCCGAGCGCGAAGGCAGAGGATTACATCAAAGCGGTGTACCAGCTCCAAGACGGTGACGAGCCGGTCGCCACGTCGGACGTCGCCGATGCGCTTGGCGTCACAGCACCGACGGTGACAGCGACGATGAAGCGGCTCCAAGAACAGGGGCTCGTCGAGCGCGAGGAGTACAAAGGCGTGCGACTGACCGCTGAGGGGGAGCTGGTCGCGCTCGAAACTATCCGCCATCACCGACTGCTCGAACTGTTTCTCACTGAGCATCTCGGGTACGACTGGACCGAGGTTCATGACGAGGCCGACCAGCTCGAACATCACATCAGCGAGCGGCTCGAAACCGAACTCGCAGCCGTCCTCGAGAACCCGAGCGCCGACCCTCACGGCGCGCCGATTCCGACCGAAGACCTCGAACCCACCGACGCCGACGACGATCCGCTCTCGGAGTACGACGAGGGTGAGACGGTGATCGTCACACAAGTGGCCGACAGCGACGCGGAGGTGCTCGACTACCTCGCCGACGCCGGCATCACGCCCGGTACACGTCTCGATATCACCGAGATCGCGCCGTTCGGGATGCTTACTGTCGCGTCCGACGACGCCGACGATACAGTCTCGCTCCCCAAAGAAATCGCGACCGCCATCCGCGTTCGCGATACCGATTCCGAGGCTCCCGATAACGGGATGACGCTGACCAGCTGA
- a CDS encoding CopG family ribbon-helix-helix protein, with protein sequence MRTSVNIPEEVLGTFDETWQTQGMESRSRAVREAIHEYVERHTTLEEIDGDAVAAIAFDYEHTLIIEELHTLQHEFEDVIATTHHLHQGEWCLESVFCHGPADRIRELVYQLRDFDAVGRVNVTFLQPTQ encoded by the coding sequence ATGCGGACGAGTGTGAACATCCCCGAGGAAGTTCTGGGAACGTTCGACGAGACGTGGCAAACCCAAGGGATGGAATCACGATCGCGTGCGGTCAGGGAAGCGATCCACGAGTACGTGGAGCGACACACCACTCTCGAAGAGATCGACGGTGACGCCGTCGCTGCCATTGCGTTCGACTACGAACATACGCTGATCATCGAGGAACTCCACACACTCCAACACGAGTTTGAGGACGTGATCGCGACGACCCATCACCTCCACCAGGGGGAGTGGTGTCTCGAATCGGTTTTCTGTCACGGGCCGGCCGACCGAATCCGCGAACTCGTCTACCAACTGCGGGATTTCGATGCCGTCGGTCGCGTCAACGTCACGTTCCTACAGCCGACACAATAA
- a CDS encoding putative manganese transporter gives MIALQLGLPEGLGILVGSWREAFVQVSAFVGATILLFSLVQYRFDGQLTEWLEANERAQPLTGALLGLTPGCGGAIIAMPLYIRGTVSFGTVVAALAATAGDSAFIILALAPEAALYAYGLAFVAAVLFGYAIDIFGLGVGYVDNAVERIGRPMTDGGFSTTSVAQGGPSIADYDGPDHHDHDHGSDMPSYLPNSRLLERASHAVHVLWWTVLAGALVAGVLYLAKGAQEPAWEIAPTYDGLFTMAGLLGTTLSFYLYFIGRHYIGEGETGRVMDSFDSLYKTFQHSAMETAMVTVWVVAGYLLYEYGLLLTGLDIAGLAAAAGILAPIAGAALGLIPGCAAHIVFAQLYALEEAIPFSALVANAISQDGDALFPLMAIDMKAAIIATIYTTIPGVIVGVLVYYFWPYAQFGFGVIG, from the coding sequence GTGATCGCCCTCCAACTCGGCCTACCGGAGGGCCTCGGTATCCTCGTCGGTTCCTGGCGCGAAGCATTCGTCCAGGTCTCGGCGTTCGTCGGCGCGACGATTCTCCTGTTCAGTCTCGTCCAGTATCGGTTCGATGGCCAACTTACCGAATGGCTCGAGGCGAACGAACGCGCCCAACCGCTCACCGGTGCGCTGCTCGGGCTGACGCCGGGCTGTGGCGGTGCCATCATCGCGATGCCGCTGTACATCCGTGGGACGGTTAGCTTCGGGACCGTCGTCGCAGCCCTTGCAGCAACCGCGGGCGACTCGGCGTTCATCATCCTCGCGCTCGCTCCCGAAGCGGCACTGTACGCCTACGGGCTCGCGTTCGTCGCGGCGGTCCTGTTCGGCTACGCCATCGACATCTTCGGGCTCGGTGTCGGCTACGTCGACAACGCGGTCGAGCGCATCGGTCGTCCGATGACTGACGGCGGGTTTTCGACAACGAGTGTCGCTCAGGGCGGCCCGAGCATTGCCGACTACGACGGTCCTGACCACCACGACCACGATCACGGCAGCGATATGCCGAGCTATCTGCCGAACTCCCGGCTGCTCGAACGCGCGAGTCATGCCGTCCACGTCCTATGGTGGACGGTCCTCGCGGGCGCGCTCGTCGCCGGTGTGCTCTATCTCGCGAAAGGTGCACAGGAGCCCGCATGGGAGATCGCGCCCACGTACGACGGTCTGTTCACGATGGCTGGCCTCCTCGGTACCACGCTGTCGTTCTATCTCTACTTCATCGGCCGCCACTACATCGGCGAGGGCGAGACCGGCCGCGTCATGGATTCGTTCGACAGCCTCTACAAGACCTTCCAGCACTCCGCGATGGAGACCGCGATGGTGACCGTCTGGGTCGTTGCCGGCTACTTGCTCTACGAGTACGGGCTCTTACTTACGGGGCTGGATATCGCCGGGCTCGCGGCAGCCGCGGGTATTCTTGCCCCGATCGCGGGCGCGGCCCTCGGCCTCATCCCCGGCTGTGCGGCCCACATCGTGTTCGCACAGCTGTACGCCCTCGAAGAGGCGATCCCCTTCTCGGCGCTCGTCGCCAACGCCATCAGTCAGGACGGCGACGCGCTGTTCCCGCTGATGGCGATCGATATGAAGGCCGCCATCATCGCGACCATCTACACCACGATCCCAGGGGTCATCGTCGGCGTCCTCGTCTACTACTTCTGGCCATATGCTCAGTTCGGCTTCGGGGTGATCGGATGA
- a CDS encoding universal stress protein, which translates to MTDVYERILVPTDGSDPATAAVQHALELATQHDAILHALFVIDTDKSWLMVSRTEVDDAIRDIGQETSKQVLGEVEATAADAGVELVTEVLEGTTDERILTCAADDGADLIVMGTHGHSGLQRRLLGSVTERVIRGADVPVMAVSTDDGDAT; encoded by the coding sequence GTGACTGACGTGTACGAGCGTATCCTCGTCCCGACCGATGGGAGCGATCCCGCAACCGCTGCGGTCCAGCACGCGCTCGAGCTCGCCACCCAGCACGATGCGATCCTCCACGCCCTGTTCGTCATCGACACCGACAAGAGCTGGTTGATGGTCTCGCGAACCGAGGTCGACGACGCGATCAGGGACATCGGGCAGGAGACCAGCAAACAAGTCCTCGGCGAGGTCGAAGCCACGGCTGCGGACGCTGGTGTCGAACTTGTCACGGAGGTTCTCGAGGGAACGACCGACGAGCGAATTCTCACGTGTGCCGCCGACGACGGCGCGGATCTCATCGTGATGGGGACGCATGGCCACTCGGGGCTCCAACGCCGTCTCCTCGGGAGCGTCACCGAGCGGGTCATTCGAGGAGCCGATGTCCCCGTCATGGCGGTCAGTACTGACGACGGAGACGCCACCTGA